The following proteins are encoded in a genomic region of Methylibium petroleiphilum PM1:
- a CDS encoding sigma-54-dependent transcriptional regulator: MSEVASLPTVLVVDDEVRSQDAMRRTLDEDFTVLTASHADDARKQLERYEVSVILCDQRMPGLTGVEFLKEVRERWPDTVRIVISGYTDSEDIIAGINDAGIYQYILKPWVPDHLLDTVRTAAEARVLQREMHRLDLELRTSTPVLRQRTAHKLEKARNTFDFDRIERAAGSPLDGVCEMAARVARYDLSVLVLGESGTGKELLARAIHYASPRASGAFVVENCAAIPDTLLESELFGHKRGSFTGAHEDHPGLFQRANGGTVFLDEIGETSPAFQVRLLRVLQEGEVRPVGGVRTVPVNVRVVAATHRDLEQRVREGLFREDLYYRIAGISLTVPPLRERGGDIEPIARRLVREVSAELGRPGAELSDEAMACLMGYPWPGNIRELRNEIARAVALSATECIEAQAFSLRVLHGQAGLSATAQATPLPRSGTLGERLDAIEAMILRETLLRHRWNKTRAAKELGLSRVGLRGKMLRFGLEG, encoded by the coding sequence ATGAGCGAGGTCGCCAGCCTGCCGACCGTCCTGGTGGTGGACGACGAAGTGCGTTCCCAGGACGCGATGCGGCGCACGCTCGACGAGGACTTCACGGTCCTCACCGCGAGCCATGCGGATGACGCCCGCAAGCAACTCGAGCGTTATGAGGTCAGCGTGATCCTGTGCGATCAGCGCATGCCGGGACTCACCGGCGTCGAGTTCCTGAAGGAAGTGCGCGAGCGCTGGCCCGACACGGTGCGCATCGTGATCTCCGGCTACACCGATTCCGAGGACATCATCGCCGGCATCAACGACGCCGGCATCTACCAGTACATCCTCAAGCCCTGGGTGCCGGACCACCTGCTCGACACGGTGCGCACCGCGGCGGAAGCCCGTGTGCTGCAGCGCGAGATGCACCGCCTCGACCTCGAGCTGCGTACCAGCACACCGGTGCTGCGCCAGCGTACCGCGCACAAGCTGGAGAAGGCGCGCAACACCTTCGACTTCGACCGCATCGAGCGCGCCGCAGGCAGCCCGCTCGATGGTGTGTGCGAGATGGCCGCGCGCGTGGCGCGCTATGACCTCAGCGTGCTGGTGCTCGGCGAATCCGGCACCGGCAAGGAGTTGCTTGCGCGCGCCATCCACTACGCCAGCCCGCGTGCCAGCGGCGCCTTCGTCGTCGAGAACTGCGCGGCCATTCCCGACACCCTGCTGGAGTCGGAGCTGTTCGGCCACAAGCGCGGCTCCTTCACCGGTGCGCACGAGGACCATCCGGGGCTGTTCCAGCGCGCCAATGGCGGGACGGTGTTTCTCGACGAGATCGGCGAGACCTCGCCGGCCTTCCAGGTGCGCCTGCTGCGCGTGCTGCAGGAGGGCGAGGTACGGCCGGTCGGCGGCGTGCGCACCGTGCCGGTCAACGTGCGGGTGGTCGCGGCCACGCACCGCGACCTGGAGCAGCGCGTCCGCGAGGGCCTGTTCCGCGAAGACCTGTACTACCGCATCGCCGGCATCTCGCTGACGGTGCCACCGCTGCGCGAGCGCGGCGGCGACATCGAGCCGATTGCGCGCCGCCTGGTGCGCGAGGTGAGCGCCGAACTGGGGCGGCCCGGCGCCGAGCTCAGCGACGAGGCGATGGCCTGCCTGATGGGCTACCCCTGGCCCGGCAACATCCGCGAGCTGCGCAACGAGATCGCCCGCGCGGTGGCGCTGAGCGCCACCGAATGCATCGAGGCGCAGGCCTTCTCGCTGCGCGTGCTGCATGGGCAGGCCGGCCTGTCCGCCACCGCGCAGGCCACGCCGCTGCCGCGCAGCGGCACGCTGGGCGAGCGGCTCGATGCCATCGAGGCGATGATCCTGCGCGAGACGCTGCTGCGCCACCGCTGGAACAAGACCCGCGCGGCCAAGGAACTGGGCCTGTCGCGCGTCGGGCTGCGTGGCAAGATGCTGAGATTCGGGCTGGAAGGATGA
- a CDS encoding hydrogenase maturation protein: protein MRILLLCHSFNSLTQRLFVELGARGHSVSVELDVADSVTEEAVALFGPDLVIAPFLKRRIPASVWRRVVCLVVHPGPPGDRGPSALDWAVLESRPRWGVTVLQANDEFDAGPVWAHAEFPMRAAAKGSLYRGEVADAAVAASLKAVERFAAQGGAGALDGGTRADIEGAAGWRPALPQSARRIDWEHDDTAHILARLRSADGQPGVRDRLFDVECHLYDGHPVSAATLARAPAGAPGTVVAHRDGALLRRTVDGGVWIGQVRSPQACGDGPSFKLPAALAFASHAAGLPQLDAPVERDADEWGELRYRELGPRGARVGCLSFDFYNGAMSTDQCRRLRAALQEVRRRETQVLLLLGGSDFFSNGIHLNCIEAAAHRAGDSAADESWRNIEAMDDVALELITLTDRLTVAALRGNAGAGGVFLALAADEVWAHRGVVLNPHYKNMGNLYGSEYWTYLLPRRLGAAGAAALMQQRLPVSAAAAQRSGLIDRCFDTGVRSFEIEATTHALALASAHNLAERVALKRQVRDADEARRPLAAYREQELSRMHRNFYGFDPSYHVARYHFVHKLPHAWTPRHLAVHREAAAGSTERA, encoded by the coding sequence ATGCGCATCCTGCTGCTCTGCCACAGCTTCAACAGCCTCACCCAGCGCCTTTTCGTCGAACTCGGCGCCCGGGGGCACAGCGTGTCGGTGGAGCTCGACGTGGCCGACAGCGTCACCGAAGAGGCGGTGGCGCTGTTCGGGCCCGACCTGGTGATCGCACCTTTCCTGAAGCGGCGCATCCCGGCATCGGTGTGGCGCCGGGTGGTCTGCCTGGTGGTGCACCCCGGTCCGCCCGGTGATCGCGGGCCCTCGGCGCTCGACTGGGCCGTGCTCGAGTCCCGTCCTCGCTGGGGCGTGACGGTGCTTCAGGCCAACGACGAATTCGACGCCGGTCCCGTGTGGGCGCACGCCGAGTTCCCGATGCGCGCCGCTGCCAAGGGCAGCCTCTACCGCGGCGAGGTGGCCGATGCCGCCGTCGCGGCGTCCTTGAAGGCGGTCGAACGCTTCGCCGCGCAGGGCGGGGCGGGCGCGCTCGATGGTGGCACCCGAGCCGACATCGAGGGGGCCGCCGGCTGGCGCCCGGCGCTGCCGCAGTCGGCTCGCCGCATCGACTGGGAGCACGACGACACGGCACACATCCTGGCCCGGCTGCGCAGTGCCGACGGCCAGCCGGGCGTGCGCGACCGGCTGTTCGACGTGGAATGCCATCTCTACGATGGCCACCCGGTCAGCGCCGCGACACTGGCCCGCGCGCCCGCGGGTGCGCCGGGCACCGTGGTGGCGCATCGCGACGGGGCCTTGCTGCGCCGCACCGTCGATGGCGGCGTGTGGATCGGTCAGGTGCGCAGTCCGCAGGCCTGCGGCGACGGGCCATCGTTCAAACTGCCGGCAGCCCTCGCGTTCGCATCCCACGCGGCCGGCCTGCCGCAGCTCGATGCGCCGGTGGAGCGCGATGCCGATGAATGGGGTGAACTGCGCTACCGCGAACTCGGCCCGCGCGGCGCACGAGTGGGGTGCCTGTCGTTCGACTTCTACAACGGCGCGATGTCGACCGATCAGTGCCGTCGACTGCGGGCGGCGCTGCAGGAAGTTCGGCGGCGCGAAACGCAGGTGCTGCTGCTGCTCGGCGGGTCCGACTTCTTCAGCAATGGCATCCACCTGAACTGCATCGAGGCGGCCGCCCACCGGGCCGGCGACAGCGCGGCCGACGAATCCTGGCGCAACATCGAAGCGATGGACGACGTGGCACTGGAGCTGATCACGCTCACCGACCGGCTCACCGTGGCCGCTCTGCGCGGCAACGCCGGAGCCGGCGGTGTCTTCCTGGCGCTGGCGGCCGACGAGGTGTGGGCGCACCGGGGTGTCGTGCTGAATCCGCACTACAAGAACATGGGCAACCTCTACGGGTCCGAGTACTGGACGTACCTGCTGCCGCGGCGGCTGGGAGCGGCCGGCGCCGCGGCGCTGATGCAGCAGCGCTTGCCGGTCTCGGCGGCCGCGGCGCAGCGCTCGGGCCTGATCGATCGATGCTTCGATACCGGGGTGCGCAGCTTCGAAATCGAGGCAACTACCCATGCGCTGGCACTGGCGTCGGCCCACAATCTGGCCGAGCGCGTCGCCCTCAAGCGGCAGGTGCGCGACGCGGACGAGGCCCGGCGGCCCCTGGCCGCCTACAGAGAACAAGAGCTGTCCCGGATGCACCGCAATTTCTACGGCTTCGACCCGAGCTACCACGTCGCTCGCTATCACTTCGTGCACAAGCTGCCCCATGCCTGGACACCCCGGCATCTCGCGGTCCATCGCGAGGCCGCTGCCGGCAGCACGGAGCGCGCATGA
- the hypE gene encoding hydrogenase expression/formation protein HypE, with amino-acid sequence MSIVKKDYIRPLDIKNGRIDMGHGAGGRAAMQLIEELFLAAFDNDYLRQGDDGAAFAIPQGERMVMAVDGHVVSPLFFPGGDVGCLSVHGTINDVAMSGARPLYLAASFILEEGFPLADLKRIVESMAAAAREAGVPVITGDTKVVEQGKGDGVFISTTGVGVVPVGVDVSGRNARPGDVLLLSGTIGEHGVAVLSQRESLEFETTIRSDTAALHTLVAAMLQAAPGGVRVLRDPTRGGLATTLNEIARQSGVGMLLQEDAIPVLPQVDAACELLGLDPLYIANEGKLVAACAPEAVEAVLAAMRAHPLGAQAARIGSVVEDPHRFVQMDTRFGGRRVVDWLSGEQLPRIC; translated from the coding sequence ATGAGCATTGTCAAGAAGGACTACATCCGGCCGCTCGACATCAAGAACGGCCGCATCGACATGGGGCATGGCGCCGGCGGGCGCGCGGCGATGCAGCTGATCGAGGAGCTCTTCCTCGCGGCCTTCGACAACGACTACCTGCGCCAGGGCGACGATGGTGCGGCGTTTGCCATCCCGCAAGGCGAGCGCATGGTGATGGCGGTGGACGGCCACGTGGTGTCGCCGCTGTTCTTCCCTGGCGGCGACGTGGGCTGCCTCAGCGTGCACGGCACGATCAACGACGTGGCGATGTCCGGCGCGCGGCCGCTCTATCTGGCCGCCAGCTTCATCCTCGAAGAGGGCTTCCCGCTCGCCGATCTCAAGCGCATCGTCGAGTCGATGGCCGCTGCGGCGCGCGAGGCCGGCGTGCCGGTGATCACCGGCGACACCAAGGTCGTGGAGCAAGGCAAGGGCGATGGCGTCTTCATCAGCACCACCGGCGTCGGCGTGGTGCCAGTCGGTGTCGACGTCTCCGGCAGGAACGCGCGTCCCGGCGACGTGCTGTTGCTGTCCGGCACGATCGGCGAGCACGGCGTCGCGGTGCTGTCGCAGCGCGAGTCGCTCGAGTTCGAGACCACGATCCGCTCCGACACGGCGGCGCTGCACACCCTGGTGGCCGCGATGCTGCAGGCTGCGCCGGGGGGCGTGCGGGTGCTGCGCGACCCCACGCGCGGCGGCCTGGCCACGACGCTCAACGAGATCGCGCGCCAGTCCGGTGTCGGCATGCTGCTGCAGGAGGACGCGATCCCGGTGCTGCCGCAGGTCGATGCGGCCTGCGAACTGCTGGGCCTGGACCCGCTGTACATCGCCAACGAAGGCAAGCTGGTGGCCGCTTGCGCGCCCGAGGCAGTCGAGGCGGTGCTGGCGGCGATGCGCGCTCATCCGCTGGGCGCGCAGGCCGCGCGCATCGGTAGCGTCGTCGAAGACCCCCACCGCTTCGTGCAGATGGACACCCGCTTCGGCGGGCGCCGCGTCGTCGACTGGTTGAGCGGAGAGCAGTTGCCGCGCATTTGCTGA
- the hypD gene encoding hydrogenase formation protein HypD: protein MKYIDEFRDGGVAQKIAERLRQEVRPNRSYSFMEFCGGHTHAISRYGVSELLPANVRMVHGPGCPVCVLPIGRIDLAIKLALERGAIVCTYGDTMRVPASDGLSLVRAKARGGDIRMVYSAADALQIARQNPQREVVFFAIGFETTTPPTALAIRDAHKEGLANFSVLCCHVLTPSAITHILESPEVRQFGTVPIDGFVGPAHVSIVIGSGPYEHFAQEYRKPVVIAGFEPLDVMQAVLMLVRQVNEGRAEVENEFTRAVNRDGNLNAQALVSDIFELRPSFEWRGLGEVPYSALKIRPGFAAFDAERRFQLGYQPVADNKACECGAILRGVKKPTDCKIFGTVCTPENPVGSCMVSSEGACAAHYSYGRFKDIAIVAAA, encoded by the coding sequence ATGAAGTACATCGACGAGTTTCGCGACGGCGGCGTCGCCCAGAAGATCGCCGAGCGGCTGCGCCAGGAGGTTCGTCCGAACCGCAGCTACAGCTTCATGGAGTTCTGCGGCGGCCACACCCACGCCATCTCGCGTTATGGCGTCAGCGAGCTGCTGCCGGCCAATGTGCGCATGGTGCACGGTCCAGGCTGCCCGGTCTGCGTGCTGCCGATCGGCCGCATCGACCTGGCGATCAAGCTCGCACTCGAGCGTGGAGCCATCGTCTGTACCTACGGCGACACCATGCGCGTGCCGGCGTCCGACGGCCTGTCGCTGGTTCGTGCCAAGGCGCGCGGTGGCGACATCCGCATGGTGTACTCGGCGGCCGATGCGCTCCAGATCGCGCGCCAGAACCCGCAGCGCGAGGTGGTGTTCTTCGCGATCGGCTTCGAGACGACCACGCCGCCCACGGCCCTGGCGATCCGCGACGCCCACAAGGAGGGGCTGGCGAATTTCAGCGTGCTGTGCTGCCATGTGCTCACGCCGTCGGCGATCACGCACATCCTCGAGTCGCCCGAAGTACGGCAGTTCGGCACGGTGCCGATCGATGGCTTCGTGGGGCCGGCACACGTCAGCATCGTGATCGGTTCCGGACCCTACGAGCACTTCGCACAGGAGTACCGCAAGCCGGTGGTCATCGCCGGCTTCGAGCCGCTCGACGTGATGCAGGCGGTGCTGATGCTCGTGCGCCAGGTGAACGAAGGGCGCGCCGAGGTCGAGAACGAGTTCACCCGTGCGGTCAACCGCGACGGCAACCTGAATGCGCAGGCGCTGGTGTCCGACATCTTCGAGCTGCGGCCGAGTTTCGAGTGGCGTGGCCTCGGTGAAGTGCCGTACAGCGCGCTCAAGATCCGCCCCGGCTTCGCCGCCTTCGATGCCGAGCGGCGCTTCCAGCTCGGCTACCAGCCGGTGGCCGACAACAAGGCCTGCGAATGCGGCGCCATCCTGCGCGGTGTGAAGAAGCCGACCGACTGCAAGATCTTCGGCACGGTGTGCACGCCGGAGAATCCGGTGGGGTCCTGCATGGTGTCCAGCGAGGGCGCCTGCGCGGCGCACTACTCCTACGGGCGGTTCAAGGACATCGCGATCGTGGCGGCAGCATGA
- a CDS encoding HypC/HybG/HupF family hydrogenase formation chaperone — protein MCLAIPAKLIELKPADQAVVDLGGIRKEISVALLPGVVVGDYVIVHVGHAIGQIDPAEAERTLAMFGEVARLPAASGAALS, from the coding sequence ATGTGCCTAGCCATCCCCGCCAAGCTGATCGAACTCAAGCCCGCCGACCAGGCCGTGGTCGACCTCGGCGGCATTCGCAAGGAGATCTCCGTGGCCCTGCTGCCCGGCGTGGTCGTCGGTGACTACGTGATCGTGCACGTCGGACATGCTATCGGGCAGATCGATCCGGCCGAAGCCGAGCGCACGCTCGCGATGTTCGGTGAAGTCGCCCGTTTGCCGGCCGCCTCGGGAGCGGCGCTGTCATGA
- a CDS encoding Kae1-like domain-containing protein — protein sequence MNGCIVPNDLPTVLAAGAWLKNAVCLLEGGVPVWSALHGDLGEPGACCALDASMQSLLRRPGRPVAAIAHDLHPDFYSTRLAVSLAAELGVPAIGVQHHHAHIAAVMAEHGVEEAVVGLALDGVGLGTDGTAWGGELLWVDTAEWQRLGGLWPLALPGGDVAAREPWRMAASALHALGRGGEIGERFVGAVGASAARLVQQLLVASFNCPPTSSAGRWFDAAAAALGLSVRQAHEAEAAIALEQQARAWIAANGRPTRTDIVDASRIDRLDLRPLLARLLDHGDAAGGVPAEAAWFHVALAEALAGWAGAAARERGARTVCLGGGCFCNMVLTEHVTAGLQRQGLKVLRPQAHTCGDAALALGQAWVAAHLLHAGGRPLSIEVNESLSCA from the coding sequence TTGAACGGCTGCATCGTGCCGAACGACCTGCCCACCGTACTGGCCGCTGGCGCCTGGCTGAAGAATGCCGTGTGCCTGCTCGAGGGCGGCGTGCCGGTCTGGTCGGCGTTGCACGGTGACCTGGGTGAACCGGGTGCCTGCTGCGCGCTCGATGCCTCAATGCAGTCGCTGCTGCGCCGACCCGGCCGGCCGGTGGCTGCGATCGCGCACGACCTGCACCCCGATTTCTACAGCACCCGCCTGGCGGTGTCTCTGGCCGCGGAGCTGGGGGTTCCCGCGATCGGCGTCCAGCACCACCACGCCCACATCGCGGCGGTGATGGCCGAGCATGGCGTCGAGGAGGCGGTCGTCGGCCTGGCGCTGGACGGCGTCGGCCTGGGCACCGACGGCACCGCCTGGGGTGGTGAACTGCTGTGGGTCGACACCGCCGAATGGCAGCGCCTCGGCGGCCTCTGGCCGCTGGCACTGCCCGGAGGCGATGTGGCGGCACGCGAGCCCTGGCGGATGGCTGCGTCGGCGCTCCACGCGCTGGGCCGTGGGGGCGAGATCGGTGAGCGCTTCGTTGGCGCCGTGGGTGCGAGTGCCGCGCGCCTCGTGCAGCAGTTGCTCGTCGCCAGCTTCAACTGCCCTCCCACCAGCAGCGCCGGGCGCTGGTTCGACGCGGCCGCCGCTGCGCTGGGGCTGAGCGTTCGCCAGGCGCACGAGGCCGAGGCCGCGATCGCGCTGGAGCAACAGGCACGCGCGTGGATCGCGGCGAATGGCCGGCCGACGCGGACGGACATCGTCGATGCGAGCCGGATCGATCGCCTCGACCTGCGCCCCTTGCTGGCGCGATTGCTCGATCACGGCGATGCTGCTGGCGGGGTGCCCGCCGAGGCCGCCTGGTTCCACGTGGCGCTGGCCGAGGCATTGGCCGGCTGGGCTGGTGCAGCAGCCCGCGAGCGCGGTGCGCGCACCGTGTGCCTCGGCGGCGGTTGCTTCTGCAATATGGTGCTCACCGAGCATGTCACCGCCGGCCTGCAGCGGCAGGGGCTGAAGGTGCTGAGGCCGCAGGCCCACACCTGCGGCGATGCGGCGCTGGCGCTCGGGCAGGCCTGGGTGGCCGCTCACCTGCTGCATGCCGGCGGCCGGCCCCTTTCCATCGAAGTCAACGAGAGCCTCTCATGTGCCTAG
- the hypB gene encoding hydrogenase nickel incorporation protein HypB, whose protein sequence is MCVVCGCAGSEDPKAAKPADEAVVAQAQDRDAAPSLSGTHVHVDPRHGDLHYGAGAARVSVPGMSQARAIKLETDILGENNRIARRNRQHFEAHGVTALNLVSSPGSGKTTLLCATIQALRRRHPGLSVSVIEGDQQTSFDAERIRATGAPAIQVNTGKGCHLDAPMVADAFSRLHTHDHHADHHHAHHHDAHSLLFIENVGNLVCPAVWDLGEAAKVAILSVTEGEDKPLKYPDMFAAASLMVLNKIDLLPHLHFDVQRCIQAARRVNPAIEVIQLSATSGAGMDDWLHWLEHAMSPVDAHHHHHHEPASPARSEGPDTEAALRRRVAELEAALAAAAGAATSD, encoded by the coding sequence ATGTGTGTCGTTTGTGGTTGTGCCGGGTCCGAGGATCCGAAAGCGGCGAAGCCTGCCGACGAGGCCGTGGTGGCGCAGGCGCAGGATCGTGACGCTGCGCCGAGCCTCTCGGGGACGCACGTTCACGTGGATCCTCGCCACGGCGACCTGCATTACGGTGCCGGCGCCGCACGCGTCTCGGTGCCCGGCATGAGCCAGGCGCGCGCGATCAAGCTCGAGACCGACATCCTCGGCGAGAACAACCGCATCGCGCGGCGCAATCGCCAGCACTTCGAGGCACATGGCGTGACGGCACTGAATCTGGTGTCCAGTCCCGGCTCCGGCAAGACCACTCTGCTGTGCGCCACCATCCAGGCGTTGCGCCGACGCCATCCCGGGCTGTCGGTGTCGGTCATCGAGGGCGACCAGCAGACCAGCTTCGACGCCGAGCGCATCCGTGCGACCGGTGCGCCGGCCATCCAGGTCAACACCGGCAAGGGCTGCCACCTCGATGCGCCGATGGTGGCGGATGCCTTCTCCCGGTTGCACACGCACGACCATCACGCAGACCACCACCACGCGCATCATCACGACGCGCACAGCCTGCTGTTCATAGAGAACGTCGGCAACCTCGTCTGCCCCGCGGTGTGGGATCTGGGCGAGGCCGCCAAGGTGGCCATCCTCTCGGTGACCGAAGGCGAGGACAAGCCACTCAAGTACCCTGACATGTTCGCCGCCGCCTCGTTGATGGTGCTGAACAAGATCGACCTGCTGCCGCACTTGCACTTCGACGTCCAGCGCTGCATCCAGGCGGCCCGGCGCGTCAACCCGGCGATCGAGGTGATCCAGCTCTCGGCGACCAGCGGAGCCGGCATGGACGACTGGCTGCACTGGCTGGAGCATGCGATGTCGCCGGTCGACGCTCACCACCATCACCATCATGAGCCGGCGTCCCCGGCTCGCTCCGAAGGTCCGGATACCGAAGCTGCGCTGCGTCGGCGCGTGGCCGAGCTCGAAGCCGCGCTCGCTGCCGCTGCAGGGGCGGCAACGTCAGATTGA
- a CDS encoding hydrogenase maturation nickel metallochaperone HypA/HybF — protein MHEASLAGGILKLVEDAAQREGFRSVTVLRMEAGRLAGVEVRALQFALESLAPGTCLQDARFEIEEPIGQAWCLHCSQTVEIAQRGDACPVCGGYQVQPTGGTELRVLDMLVDD, from the coding sequence ATGCATGAAGCCAGTCTGGCCGGCGGCATCCTGAAGCTCGTCGAAGACGCCGCGCAGCGCGAGGGCTTTCGCAGCGTAACGGTGTTGCGCATGGAAGCCGGGCGTCTGGCCGGCGTGGAAGTGCGCGCATTGCAGTTTGCGCTGGAGTCGCTCGCGCCGGGAACCTGCCTCCAGGACGCGCGGTTCGAGATCGAGGAGCCGATCGGCCAGGCCTGGTGCCTCCACTGCAGCCAGACGGTCGAGATCGCCCAGCGCGGCGATGCCTGTCCGGTGTGCGGCGGCTACCAGGTGCAGCCCACCGGAGGCACCGAACTGCGGGTGCTCGACATGCTGGTCGACGATTAG
- a CDS encoding HupK protein: MSAGRLADLGGALLVRPGRPRPHNLVSTRPDLTDLLTRGKPAAALADILGSLYSLCGHAHRLCAQRAVAAARGRGDADERNAAGALQLGSLREHLRRLCMDWPRQLAVSSHREALAAQAMSQLQHCPAFVAPLLPSNTTAGEAIPGLLDWLQHAVLRMPASQWLARWERDPQAWSIEWAGQSEGWLAELFRGMPAVADRVLPAADLEPHAGAASLRELADALQESPAFVRQPLWRGACAETGPWNRLNRPAGPRLDSPRLRLGARLAEAVRLALPDGARRSGAQWLASGSLALGPGEALAWAEMARGLLVHHVRLDNQGDAARVDSCRVLAPTEWNFHPAGALAAALERLSAEVAPTRQREVALLMAAYDPCVPYEIEPAWLEEAAHA, translated from the coding sequence ATGAGTGCGGGGCGGCTCGCGGACCTGGGTGGCGCCCTGCTGGTGCGTCCCGGTCGGCCTCGGCCGCACAACCTGGTCAGCACCCGCCCGGACCTGACCGATCTGCTGACCCGCGGCAAGCCCGCCGCCGCGCTGGCCGACATCCTGGGCAGCCTGTACAGCCTGTGCGGCCATGCGCACCGCCTGTGCGCGCAGCGCGCCGTGGCTGCTGCGCGTGGCCGGGGTGACGCAGACGAACGCAATGCCGCTGGCGCGCTGCAGCTCGGCAGTCTGCGCGAGCACTTGCGTCGCCTGTGCATGGACTGGCCTCGGCAGTTGGCGGTCTCGTCGCATCGCGAGGCGCTCGCCGCCCAGGCGATGAGCCAGCTTCAGCATTGCCCGGCGTTCGTCGCTCCGTTGCTGCCCTCGAACACGACGGCGGGCGAAGCGATCCCGGGCCTGCTCGACTGGCTGCAGCATGCCGTCCTGCGCATGCCCGCGTCGCAATGGCTGGCCAGGTGGGAACGCGATCCGCAGGCCTGGTCGATCGAGTGGGCCGGTCAGAGCGAAGGGTGGCTGGCCGAACTGTTCAGGGGAATGCCCGCGGTCGCCGACCGTGTGCTGCCCGCGGCCGATCTCGAACCTCATGCGGGTGCGGCCTCGCTGCGCGAACTCGCCGACGCCTTGCAAGAAAGCCCCGCCTTCGTTCGCCAGCCGCTCTGGCGCGGCGCCTGCGCAGAAACCGGACCATGGAACCGTCTGAACCGGCCGGCCGGCCCGCGCCTCGACAGCCCCAGGTTGCGCCTCGGTGCACGCCTGGCCGAGGCCGTGCGCCTTGCCTTGCCCGACGGAGCGCGGCGCAGCGGCGCCCAGTGGCTCGCGAGCGGCAGCCTGGCGCTCGGCCCGGGGGAGGCCCTGGCCTGGGCAGAGATGGCGCGCGGCCTGCTGGTCCATCATGTGCGCCTCGACAACCAGGGCGATGCGGCGCGCGTCGACAGCTGCCGCGTGCTTGCCCCCACGGAATGGAACTTTCATCCTGCCGGTGCGCTGGCTGCAGCGCTCGAGCGCCTGTCCGCCGAAGTCGCACCGACGCGCCAGCGCGAAGTCGCCCTCCTCATGGCAGCCTACGATCCGTGCGTGCCCTATGAGATCGAGCCGGCCTGGTTGGAGGAGGCCGCCCATGCATGA
- the hybE gene encoding [NiFe]-hydrogenase assembly chaperone HybE has product MPAVRRGCRAVHGARRHHLIMSAASSPAAALSRRVCDLVDLFRGIERDRMAGVPVLNPALQVEAVGFEPAFDPAIADPESGGDVEAVGILVTPWFMNLVTMPLERRDDVACVGVSRTRPVGSENFDFIGGHEPAFGSYAACSLFSPMFEFVDQAAAVATARAVLTTLRVPVAAVEQTPSPARRSFLLGRSSATGAVR; this is encoded by the coding sequence ATGCCCGCAGTGCGACGGGGATGCCGAGCAGTTCATGGTGCTCGACGGCACCACCTGATCATGAGCGCTGCGTCGTCTCCTGCTGCCGCTTTGTCGCGGCGCGTCTGCGATCTCGTGGACCTGTTCCGCGGCATCGAGCGCGATCGCATGGCTGGCGTGCCGGTTCTGAACCCGGCGTTGCAGGTGGAAGCGGTGGGTTTCGAACCGGCGTTCGATCCGGCGATCGCCGATCCAGAATCCGGCGGCGACGTGGAGGCGGTCGGTATTCTCGTCACCCCCTGGTTCATGAACCTCGTCACGATGCCTCTGGAACGCCGTGATGACGTCGCCTGCGTCGGCGTCTCGCGGACGCGGCCCGTCGGCAGCGAGAACTTCGACTTCATCGGAGGCCACGAGCCCGCCTTTGGCTCCTATGCGGCCTGCTCGCTGTTCTCGCCGATGTTCGAGTTCGTCGACCAGGCGGCGGCCGTGGCCACCGCGCGTGCCGTGCTCACGACCTTGCGCGTGCCGGTTGCTGCCGTTGAGCAGACCCCTTCGCCGGCTCGCCGATCCTTCTTGCTCGGTCGGTCATCGGCCACCGGGGCGGTGCGATGA
- a CDS encoding rubredoxin codes for MNSSSPPRFEGSYLGNSARLPAGARLECKICWWVYDPALGDPVWQIDPGTSFSDLPPHWRCPQCDGDAEQFMVLDGTT; via the coding sequence GTGAACTCCAGCAGCCCGCCGCGGTTCGAAGGCAGCTACCTCGGCAACAGCGCCCGCCTGCCGGCCGGCGCGCGTCTCGAATGCAAGATCTGCTGGTGGGTCTACGACCCCGCGCTCGGCGATCCCGTCTGGCAGATCGACCCCGGCACGTCCTTCTCGGATCTGCCGCCGCACTGGCGATGCCCGCAGTGCGACGGGGATGCCGAGCAGTTCATGGTGCTCGACGGCACCACCTGA